A genomic region of Aphelocoma coerulescens isolate FSJ_1873_10779 unplaced genomic scaffold, UR_Acoe_1.0 HiC_scaffold_63, whole genome shotgun sequence contains the following coding sequences:
- the LOC138102179 gene encoding medium-chain specific acyl-CoA dehydrogenase, mitochondrial isoform X2, whose translation MCAYCVTEPGAGSDVAGIRTRAERKGDEYVINGQKMWITNGGKANWYFLLARTDPDHRAPASKAFTGFIVEANSPGIQIGRKELNMGQRCSDTRGIVFEDVRVPKENVLIAEGAGFKIAMGAFDKTRPPVAAGAVGLARRALDEATRYALERKTFGKPIVEHQAVAFLLAEMAMKVELARLGYQRAAWEVDAGRRNTFYASIAKAFAGDVANQVATDAVQIFGGNGFNTEYPVEKLMRDAKIYQIYEGTAQIQRVIIAREHLGRYKA comes from the exons ATGTGT GCTTACTGTGTGACGGAGCCAGGCGCAGGCTCGGATGTGGCCGGGATCAGAACTCGGGCGGAGCGGAAGGGGGATGAGTACGTCATCAATGGGCAGAAGATGTGGATCACCAATGGTGGGAAGGCCAACTG GTACTTCCTGCTTGCCCGCACTGATCCTGACCACCGGGCCCCAGCCAGCAAAGCCTTCACGGGCTTCATCGTGGAGGccaacagccctgggatccaGATTGGCAGGAAG GAGCTGAACATGGGCCAGCGCTGCTCGGACACGCGTGGGATCGTCTTTGAGGATGTGCGAGTCCCCAAAGAGAACGTGCTGATCGCGGAGGGCGCTGGCTTCAAGATCGCCATGGGCGCCTTTGACAAGACCAGGCCCCCG gtggcagctggggctgtggggctggcgAGGCGAGCACTTGACGAGGCCACGAGGTACGCGCTGGAGAGGAAAACCTTCGGGAAACCCATTGTGGAG CACCAGGCCGTGGCATTCCTGCTGGCAGAGATGGCCATGAAGGTGGAACTGGCCCGGCTGGGGTACCAGCGTGCAGCCTGGGAGGTGGATGCTGGCCGCCGCAACACCTTCTATGCCTCCATTGCCAAGGCCTTCGCTGGGGACGTTGCCAACCAGGTGGCCACTGATGCTGTGCAGATCTTTGGGGGCAATGGCTTCAACACAGAATATCCTGTGGAGAAGCTCATGAGGGATGCCAAAATCTATCAG ATCTACGAGGGCACGGCACAGATCCAGCGGGTGATCATTGCCCGTGAGCATCTGGGCAGGTACAAGGCCTGA
- the LOC138102185 gene encoding nicotinate-nucleotide pyrophosphorylase [carboxylating]-like codes for MARSPPPRSAPPGRGWAPPPPPHRLRSLARAWLDEDAPWPDAAVAAAGDAATRAQLLSKGGGGSGGVLAGAPFAEAVFGVSGCRVTWRVPEGAALPPGRALVAEVEGPAAGVLGGERVALNILGRCSGVASMAARAVGVARAQGWAGVVGGTRKTTPGFRLAEKYALGVGGADPHRGGLGGLLLLKDNHRALAAAAGGLEQMIWGVRRAGGFTRRLGVECSSAAEALAAAGAGADIVLLDNLAPQELHAAAAQVKAAHPGVTVEASGGIVLGTLPQFLGPHIDVVSMGCLTHSAPALDFALRVLEP; via the exons ATGGCCCGCTcgccgccgccccgctccgcgccccccggccggggctgggcccccccgccgcccccgcacCGCCTGCGCTCCCTGGCGCGCGCGTGGCTGGACGAGGACGCGCCCTGGCCGGACGCCGCCGTGGCGGCCGCGGGGGACGCCGCGACCCGCGCGCAGCTGCTCAGCAAGggcggggggggctcggggggcgtCCTGGCGGGGGCCCCCTTCGCCGAGGCCGTTTTCGGGGTGTCGGGGTGCCGGGTCACCTGGCGGGTGCCCGAGGGGGCGGCGCTGCCCCCCGGGCGGGCGCTGGTGGCCGAGGTGGAGGGTCCGGCCGCGGGGGTGCTGGGCGGGGAGAGGGTCGCCCTCAATATTTTGGGGCGCTGCAGCGGGGTGGCCTCGATGGCCGCGAGGGCCGTGGGGGTGGCccgggcacagggctgggcgGGGGTCGTGGGGGGCACCCGGAAAACCACGCCCGGCTTCCGCTTGGCGGAGAAATACgcgctgggggtggggggcgcCGACCCCCACCGGGGAGGTCTGGGGGGACTCCTCCTGCTCAAGGACAATCACCGAGCgctggcagcggcagcggggGGGCTCGAGCAG ATGATCTGGGGGGTGCGCCGGGCCGGGGGCTTCACCCGCCGCTTGGGGGTCGAGTGCTCGAGCGCGGCTGAGGCGCtggcggccgcgggggcgggGGCTGACATCGTCCTGCTGGACAACCTGGCCCCGCAG GAGCTGCACGCGGCGGCGGCGCAGGTCAAGGCCGCTCACCCCGGGGTGACCGTGGAGGCCAGCGGGGGAATCGTTTTGGGGACCCTCCCCCAATTCTTGGGGCCCCACATCGACGTGGTGTCCATGGGGTGTCTGACCCACAGCGCCCCAGCTCTGGACTTCGCACTGAGGGTGCTGGAACCCTAA